A section of the Xiphias gladius isolate SHS-SW01 ecotype Sanya breed wild chromosome 8, ASM1685928v1, whole genome shotgun sequence genome encodes:
- the hbp1 gene encoding HMG box-containing protein 1 isoform X1 codes for MDESFDPLKCNEDLSSSPGCHMDYDDMPELQEVEEDQRSPGLFQVGAGVSHQELSCSPSTNWLAELANIATSPQSPLLKDAPHKRSSPVHIFGNSNSLHSYARPPLASSAPNPSRGHLRERRRVRASSESESGVFSMSSSFSDDEDMAWSHSWPSTAWHCFLKGTRLRFHRGPNVEWQEADELGDSDDDSDDETMMSSSSSPKRFGSEGLKLVSHEETVSFGQAVLKLTFDPGSPDDGLLTAECRLDHPFFVKNKGWSSFYPSLTVVHHGIPCYEMQLGDVCLPPNHPDAINCDDSVVFDTFRSYDFTPLDSSAVYVLSSMARQRRTSLSSGGAVSPDCDKLERSSSPQSSSSKSNRSHTSGTASSATPTKCKRPMNAFMLFAKKYRVEYTQMYPGKDNRAISVILGDKWKKMKSEERRIYTMEAKALAEEQKRLNPDCWKRKRTNSGSQQT; via the exons ATGGATGAGTCCTTTGATCCACTCAAGTGTAACGAAGACCTGTCGTCCTCACCTGGGTGCCACATGGATTATG ATGACATGCCAGAGCTGCAGGAGGTGGAAGAGGACCAGAGGTCTCCAGGGTTATTTCAGGTTGGAGCAGGAGTATCTCACCAGGAGCTTAGCTGCTCCCCCAGCACCAACTGGCTCGCCGAACTGGCCAACATTGCCACCAGTCCTCAGAGCCCCTTGCTGAAGGACGCCCCACATAAGAG atcaTCTCCAGTCCACATCTTTGGCAACAGTAATAGTTTACATTCCTATGCCCGGCCCCCATTAGCCAGTAGTGCACCCAACCCATCCAGAGGCCACCTCAGGGAGCGCAGGCGTGTCAGG GCCAGCAGTGAATCGGAGTCTGGAGTTTTTTCAATGTCATCATCCTTTTCTGATGACGAAGACATGGCCTGGTCTCACTCCTGGCCCTCCACAGCCTGGCATTGCTTCCTTAAag GAACTCGCCTGCGCTTCCATCGAGGTCCTAATGTAGAGTGGCAGGAAGCTGATGAGCTTGGGGATTCAGATGATGACTCAGATGACGAAACCATGAtgtcatcctcttcctctcccaaG AGATTCGGTTCAGAGGGGCTGAAGTTGGTGAGCCATGAAGAGACAGTATCTTTTGGCCAGGCAGTTCTTaaactgacctttgaccctggcTCACCTGATGATGGCCTTTTAACTGCTGAATGCCGACTAGATCACccattttttgtcaaaaataaag gGTGGTCTTCCTTTTATCCAAGCCTTACTGTGGTGCATCATGGGATCCCTTGCTATGAGATGCAGCTTGGTGATGTGTGCCTGCCACCAAACCACCCAGATGCCATTAACTGTGATGACTCGGTCGTCTTTGACACTTTCAGAAG TTATGACTTCACCCCCTTAGATTCCTCAGCAGTATATGTTCTCAGCAGCATGGCTCGTCAGCGCAGGACCTCCCTGTCCAGCGGGGGTGCTGTCAGTCCAGACTGTGATAAACTTGAGCGCTCCAGCTCCCCACAATCCTCAAGTAGCAAATCGAACAGGAGCCACACCTCAGGGACAGCCAGCAGTGCCACGCCTACAAAATGCAAGCGGCCAATGAATGCCTTCATGCTCTTTGCCAAGAAGTACAGAGTGGAGTACACACAGATGTATCCTGGGAAGGACAACAG AGCCATTAGTGTCATCCTGGGTGACAAgtggaagaagatgaagagtgaggagaggaggatatATACCATGGAGGCCAAAGCTCTGGCTGAGGAGCAGAAAAGACTCAATCCAGACTGCTGGAAACGTAAAAGAACCAACTCG GGTTCCCAGCAGACCTAG
- the hbp1 gene encoding HMG box-containing protein 1 isoform X2 — protein sequence MDESFDPLKCNEDLSSSPGCHMDYDDMPELQEVEEDQRSPGLFQVGAGVSHQELSCSPSTNWLAELANIATSPQSPLLKDAPHKRSSPVHIFGNSNSLHSYARPPLASSAPNPSRGHLRERRRVRASSESESGVFSMSSSFSDDEDMAWSHSWPSTAWHCFLKGTRLRFHRGPNVEWQEADELGDSDDDSDDETMMSSSSSPKRFGSEGLKLVSHEETVSFGQAVLKLTFDPGSPDDGLLTAECRLDHPFFVKNKGWSSFYPSLTVVHHGIPCYEMQLGDVCLPPNHPDAINCDDSVVFDTFRSYDFTPLDSSAVYVLSSMARQRRTSLSSGGAVSPDCDKLERSSSPQSSSSKSNRSHTSGTASSATPTKCKRPMNAFMLFAKKYRVEYTQMYPGKDNRYANVNKIPYYHVYFRLMFLSVYHILTLITNISLLLNEIPPHLRYT from the exons ATGGATGAGTCCTTTGATCCACTCAAGTGTAACGAAGACCTGTCGTCCTCACCTGGGTGCCACATGGATTATG ATGACATGCCAGAGCTGCAGGAGGTGGAAGAGGACCAGAGGTCTCCAGGGTTATTTCAGGTTGGAGCAGGAGTATCTCACCAGGAGCTTAGCTGCTCCCCCAGCACCAACTGGCTCGCCGAACTGGCCAACATTGCCACCAGTCCTCAGAGCCCCTTGCTGAAGGACGCCCCACATAAGAG atcaTCTCCAGTCCACATCTTTGGCAACAGTAATAGTTTACATTCCTATGCCCGGCCCCCATTAGCCAGTAGTGCACCCAACCCATCCAGAGGCCACCTCAGGGAGCGCAGGCGTGTCAGG GCCAGCAGTGAATCGGAGTCTGGAGTTTTTTCAATGTCATCATCCTTTTCTGATGACGAAGACATGGCCTGGTCTCACTCCTGGCCCTCCACAGCCTGGCATTGCTTCCTTAAag GAACTCGCCTGCGCTTCCATCGAGGTCCTAATGTAGAGTGGCAGGAAGCTGATGAGCTTGGGGATTCAGATGATGACTCAGATGACGAAACCATGAtgtcatcctcttcctctcccaaG AGATTCGGTTCAGAGGGGCTGAAGTTGGTGAGCCATGAAGAGACAGTATCTTTTGGCCAGGCAGTTCTTaaactgacctttgaccctggcTCACCTGATGATGGCCTTTTAACTGCTGAATGCCGACTAGATCACccattttttgtcaaaaataaag gGTGGTCTTCCTTTTATCCAAGCCTTACTGTGGTGCATCATGGGATCCCTTGCTATGAGATGCAGCTTGGTGATGTGTGCCTGCCACCAAACCACCCAGATGCCATTAACTGTGATGACTCGGTCGTCTTTGACACTTTCAGAAG TTATGACTTCACCCCCTTAGATTCCTCAGCAGTATATGTTCTCAGCAGCATGGCTCGTCAGCGCAGGACCTCCCTGTCCAGCGGGGGTGCTGTCAGTCCAGACTGTGATAAACTTGAGCGCTCCAGCTCCCCACAATCCTCAAGTAGCAAATCGAACAGGAGCCACACCTCAGGGACAGCCAGCAGTGCCACGCCTACAAAATGCAAGCGGCCAATGAATGCCTTCATGCTCTTTGCCAAGAAGTACAGAGTGGAGTACACACAGATGTATCCTGGGAAGGACAACAGGTATGCAAATGTCAATAAGATCCCATACTATCA TGTCTATTTTAGGTTAATGTTTCTATCAGTGTATCACATCTTAACGTTGATTACTAACATTAGCCTTCTGTTAAATGAAATACCCCCACACTTAAGGTACACGTAA